In the Diachasmimorpha longicaudata isolate KC_UGA_2023 chromosome 1, iyDiaLong2, whole genome shotgun sequence genome, one interval contains:
- the LOC135163107 gene encoding uncharacterized protein LOC135163107 isoform X2, translating into MNKFASGIFITLRGYHGKGRGRRRENRFRKTNPAVTEQQLYPDVDEYDQPNEHDFDDVEKDEANFMAANRAYTEHMREKYHEKEKVKVQIIARKYFKPDDPNFITWTEKMQIKSLYAKDPVEWSPERLSESFPALPDTIRRILRANWQPKNAQTVVNYDTKVIENWNKFKSGNIAVSSKLEAHLQQFKGRKIEVADLETIAEKFVRPKPVFPEPKATLFKSIVQDFIQPLTTTKDIPKISDGNENRKLDFSKLNVRKSRMNFDTFVKTTVEKIDSTDNLSLEVQLLVGEYKKKKDEETLEISDIAGAEVEGITVNNRNERTPFEVKEDEKITMQGRNIFSEGELLGELFNKRNRKILEGRKEQKKDGKMMEQTKKKMSK; encoded by the exons atgaataaatttgcaTCTGGAATTTTCATCACTCTGAGAGGTTATCATGGTAAAGGACGAGGCAGACGTCGAGAGAATAGATTCAGGAAGACAAATCCGGCGGTGACTGAGCAGCAACTTTATCCTGATGTTGATGAGTATGACCAGCCAAATGAGCATGACTTTGACGATGTGGAGAAAGATGAGGCTAATTTCATGGCGGCCAATCGAGCATACACGGAACACATGAG agagaaatatcatgAGAAGGAAAAAGTAAAAGTCCAAATAATTGCGAGAAAATACTTCAAACCCGATGACCCAAACTTCATCACGTGGActgaaaaaatgcaaattaaatCACTCTATGCTAAAGATCCCGTAGAGTGGTCGCCGGAAAGGCTCAGTGAATCCTTTCCAGCACTTCCGGATACCATCCGCAGAATTCTTCGTGCAAATTGGCAGCCAAAGAACGCTCAAACTGTCGTCAACTACGACACAAAGGTCATCGAAAACTGGAACAAATTCAAATCGGGAAATATAGCTGTCAGTTCGAAACTCGAGGCACATCTCCAGCAATTCAAGGGTCGGAAAATCGAAGTTGCAGATTTGGAAACAATTGCTGAGAAATTCGTGCGGCCAAAGCCAGTATTCCCCGAGCCCAAAGCCACATTATTCAAATCCATCGTTCAAGATTTCATCCAACCCCTGACAACGACAAAGGACATTCCCAAAATTTCTGatggaaatgaaaatcgaAAGCTCGACTTTTCGAAACTCAACGTTAGGAAAAGTAGAATGAATTTTGATACATTTGTAAAAAcaactgttgaaaaaattgatagtaCTGATAATTTGAGTTTGGAGGTTCAGTTACTGGTGGGCGAGTATAAGAAGAAAAAAGACGAGGAGACTTTGGAAATCTCTGATATCGCAGGGGCAGAGGTTGAAGGAATAACAGTCAACAATAGAAACGAACGGACCCCCTTTGAAGTtaaagaagatgaaaaaatcacaatgcaggggagaaatatttttagtgaGGGAGAATTATTGGgtgaattatttaacaaaagaAATAGAAAGATACTAGAGGGCAGAAAGGAACAAAAGAAGGATGGAAAAATG ATGGAGcagacaaagaaaaaaatgtcgaaatgA
- the LOC135163107 gene encoding uncharacterized protein LOC135163107 isoform X1: MNKFASGIFITLRGYHGKGRGRRRENRFRKTNPAVTEQQLYPDVDEYDQPNEHDFDDVEKDEANFMAANRAYTEHMREKYHEKEKVKVQIIARKYFKPDDPNFITWTEKMQIKSLYAKDPVEWSPERLSESFPALPDTIRRILRANWQPKNAQTVVNYDTKVIENWNKFKSGNIAVSSKLEAHLQQFKGRKIEVADLETIAEKFVRPKPVFPEPKATLFKSIVQDFIQPLTTTKDIPKISDGNENRKLDFSKLNVRKSRMNFDTFVKTTVEKIDSTDNLSLEVQLLVGEYKKKKDEETLEISDIAGAEVEGITVNNRNERTPFEVKEDEKITMQGRNIFSEGELLGELFNKRNRKILEGRKEQKKDGKMVMVNNSFQRISSMTAKFTTDGADKEKNVEMREENRPESRLDLKTEESKGVEEIKRDKIIHIDVPKLNLEQDSLATGIIEWKKKEVSGLEDYPQFIKIPKHKTMKQITFKVQDCYYDCDGEFLYRVPGLKPV, from the exons atgaataaatttgcaTCTGGAATTTTCATCACTCTGAGAGGTTATCATGGTAAAGGACGAGGCAGACGTCGAGAGAATAGATTCAGGAAGACAAATCCGGCGGTGACTGAGCAGCAACTTTATCCTGATGTTGATGAGTATGACCAGCCAAATGAGCATGACTTTGACGATGTGGAGAAAGATGAGGCTAATTTCATGGCGGCCAATCGAGCATACACGGAACACATGAG agagaaatatcatgAGAAGGAAAAAGTAAAAGTCCAAATAATTGCGAGAAAATACTTCAAACCCGATGACCCAAACTTCATCACGTGGActgaaaaaatgcaaattaaatCACTCTATGCTAAAGATCCCGTAGAGTGGTCGCCGGAAAGGCTCAGTGAATCCTTTCCAGCACTTCCGGATACCATCCGCAGAATTCTTCGTGCAAATTGGCAGCCAAAGAACGCTCAAACTGTCGTCAACTACGACACAAAGGTCATCGAAAACTGGAACAAATTCAAATCGGGAAATATAGCTGTCAGTTCGAAACTCGAGGCACATCTCCAGCAATTCAAGGGTCGGAAAATCGAAGTTGCAGATTTGGAAACAATTGCTGAGAAATTCGTGCGGCCAAAGCCAGTATTCCCCGAGCCCAAAGCCACATTATTCAAATCCATCGTTCAAGATTTCATCCAACCCCTGACAACGACAAAGGACATTCCCAAAATTTCTGatggaaatgaaaatcgaAAGCTCGACTTTTCGAAACTCAACGTTAGGAAAAGTAGAATGAATTTTGATACATTTGTAAAAAcaactgttgaaaaaattgatagtaCTGATAATTTGAGTTTGGAGGTTCAGTTACTGGTGGGCGAGTATAAGAAGAAAAAAGACGAGGAGACTTTGGAAATCTCTGATATCGCAGGGGCAGAGGTTGAAGGAATAACAGTCAACAATAGAAACGAACGGACCCCCTTTGAAGTtaaagaagatgaaaaaatcacaatgcaggggagaaatatttttagtgaGGGAGAATTATTGGgtgaattatttaacaaaagaAATAGAAAGATACTAGAGGGCAGAAAGGAACAAAAGAAGGATGGAAAAATGGTAATGGTGAATAATAGTTTTCAAAGAATATCGAGTATGACAGCAAAATTCACTACAGATGGAGcagacaaagaaaaaaatgtcgaaatgAGAGAAGAAAACCGTCCGGAATCTCGACTAGACCTGAAGACTGAAGAATCTAAAGGGGTGGAAGAGATAAAACGGGATAAAATTATCCATATCGATGTACCCAAACTGAATTTAGAACAGGATAGCTTAGCGACTGGAATCATCGAGTGGAAGAAGAAGGAAGTCAGTGGTCTGGAGGATTATCCccaattcattaaaatcccGAAGCACAAGACAATGAAGCAGATAACTTTCAAGGTGCAGGATTGTTATTATGATTGTGATGGTGAATTTTTGTACAGAGTTCCTGGTTTGAAGCCGGtgtag